From a region of the Candidatus Bathyarchaeota archaeon genome:
- a CDS encoding DUF123 domain-containing protein, protein MPGYYVYTGSALGKGATSLPNRLARHLKTLKKKHWHIDFLLSKKEASIEAIAAVSGNPNSECEINQFIRSQMKAKVLIPKFGASDCKNNCESHLLYVGNEAIKRKICVLFEGKFGEDSTFLDLEE, encoded by the coding sequence TTGCCAGGATACTACGTTTACACAGGTTCTGCCCTCGGAAAAGGTGCAACTAGTTTGCCAAACAGGCTTGCAAGACATCTTAAGACTTTGAAAAAGAAACATTGGCACATCGATTTCTTACTCTCCAAAAAAGAGGCTAGCATAGAGGCTATAGCTGCTGTTTCAGGCAACCCGAATTCTGAGTGTGAGATAAATCAATTTATCAGAAGCCAAATGAAGGCAAAGGTTCTAATTCCGAAATTTGGTGCGTCTGATTGCAAAAACAACTGTGAGAGCCATCTTTTGTATGTTGGAAATGAGGCTATTAAGCGCAAAATTTGTGTTTTGTTTGAAGGAAAGTTTGGTGAAGACAGCACTTTTTTAGACCTAGAGGAATAG